One genomic segment of Occultella kanbiaonis includes these proteins:
- a CDS encoding CopG family transcriptional regulator → MPRLERRMQILLDEDRYARLEREATASGRSVASIVRDAIDSHFASGAGIRAEAGRRLVAEFDTGGTGREPDWAESKAALEDDPDVRDSA, encoded by the coding sequence ATGCCGCGATTGGAGCGCCGGATGCAGATCCTGCTCGATGAGGACCGGTATGCGCGGCTGGAGCGCGAGGCGACGGCCAGCGGTCGCTCCGTGGCGTCGATCGTCCGAGACGCGATCGACTCGCATTTCGCGTCGGGGGCGGGCATCCGCGCCGAGGCCGGCCGTCGGCTGGTGGCCGAGTTCGACACCGGGGGGACCGGTCGGGAGCCGGACTGGGCCGAATCCAAGGCTGCCCTCGAGGACGACCCGGACGTCCGCGACAGTGCCTGA
- a CDS encoding RidA family protein, whose protein sequence is MGNHEPTTITKRTLTEGLPQPAGPYSHVATVGDLVITAGFGPQDPVTGEIPESVAAQTDAVLRNVATALGAVGADLDDVLKATVHLADVHRDFAEFNAAYAAHFEAPYPVRTTVGSVLPGILVEIDVVARRGGALR, encoded by the coding sequence ATGGGCAACCACGAGCCGACGACGATCACCAAGCGGACCCTCACCGAGGGTCTGCCGCAACCGGCCGGGCCGTACAGCCACGTGGCCACGGTCGGTGATCTCGTCATCACCGCCGGCTTCGGCCCGCAGGACCCCGTCACCGGCGAGATCCCCGAGAGCGTCGCCGCCCAGACCGACGCGGTGCTGCGGAACGTCGCCACCGCGTTGGGTGCCGTGGGCGCCGACCTCGACGACGTGCTGAAGGCGACCGTGCACCTGGCCGACGTGCACCGCGACTTCGCCGAGTTCAACGCCGCCTACGCCGCCCACTTCGAGGCGCCCTACCCGGTGCGTACCACCGTGGGCAGCGTCCTGCCCGGCATCCTCGTGGAGATCGACGTGGTCGCCCGACGCGGCGGGGCCCTGCGATGA
- a CDS encoding tubulin-like doman-containing protein: protein MLRPFLLVGVGGSGGKTLRVIREDLSRRLLQAGWTEGIPSAWQFLHIDVPTTADGNERDLPEQLPERSYQGLVGSGIDYRTLDDSLIQSAGTHARDALGGWRPDPDKVHVPASKGAGQYRALGRTIALSQLKRIATAVREARRQLTGAEVTSELQRLSEALGSPSRTVADDPQVIVIASIAGGSGSGAVLDVCDVIRSLGDKWANESVGILYCPDVFDDLDEGLRRGVRPNSLGALAELMSGYWSVEGPSESTSEMFQAAGISTGSSRRLGPRFPFLVGARNEHVTYKTQNDVYRAMGRSIASWVASSSLQDRLSAYTQAQWASTAQAVTDHLRLHPGGTETPFTALGSARVGLGRDRFRDYASEHLARSVVELVLNRHEVLRSREDERPPRQLIQEQATNAFGAYLAETGLDERGEERNDIIEALQRGDDVKAAGNQLTAEVMDVLRVAAGGKGFATDDVRIRIRQAVVDRRGQFAAQMRGVRTQRSREWVDAIQVRVVDVTADAVAKHGGPVAGAMLKRLVAELEEVGRELRSEADHRRRWAADLDSEISRVLGSNRNVTEQEVESAVDRAVQTLEWEQEAEVREMAVGLVADLSKGLLQPLTEAVDHGVESLGTDVASGLDGRGSVVSTWPSGDVIPSRLKPGPNEFLLEDVETFPTTLRALITRTVGLEFEREARGVAERQILTGRKEGARQSLLRLAQRWVPSDAQFQRGSSAAPARAAVSMAVSTDDVLGRATGWIREPGTPIGGYMQEGLRSYLSEDGVSPKEHADRLARFEGQFVAALNAGSPLVRVNTAVLTRVHNREIQYSRQFSEIPLPEKSAARQRLINVLEARKQFGPAVEQAFSDTEAAFIDIFTVLAEPYEPVVFDSLMRPIASDWGSKKATFADREEFWRWRRARPLGEAVPMHPITLAAMVRGYFVAALLKQVQPSPVRLYVPAGSAGAAGWLAFEDPLLVGDGRGAEALPQILESLSLTLLRVNDEESLAPMRPYFRLLDLGEGATNDLPADLRDWIQEGRRGQDTEVDASIPEDRRAAAKADVERIAKGFSRHFDELEQANELLGYPGSFDLRHLIRSALRDLYRAIDSFVDDEREFL, encoded by the coding sequence ATGCTTCGTCCCTTTCTGCTCGTCGGCGTCGGCGGCTCAGGTGGCAAGACCCTGCGCGTCATCCGTGAGGACCTCAGCCGGCGGTTGTTGCAGGCCGGCTGGACCGAGGGCATCCCCAGCGCCTGGCAGTTCCTGCACATCGACGTCCCGACCACCGCGGACGGGAACGAGCGGGACCTCCCGGAGCAGCTGCCGGAGCGGTCCTACCAGGGCCTGGTCGGCTCGGGCATCGACTACCGGACCCTGGACGACTCCCTGATCCAGTCCGCGGGCACCCACGCCCGGGACGCGCTCGGGGGTTGGCGGCCGGACCCGGACAAGGTCCACGTGCCCGCCAGCAAGGGCGCCGGGCAGTATCGCGCGCTCGGGCGCACCATCGCGCTGTCCCAGCTCAAGCGCATCGCGACGGCGGTCCGCGAGGCCCGCCGCCAGCTCACCGGGGCGGAGGTCACCAGCGAGCTGCAGCGACTCAGCGAGGCACTCGGTTCACCGTCGCGCACGGTCGCGGACGACCCGCAGGTCATCGTCATCGCCTCGATCGCCGGTGGCAGTGGCTCCGGTGCCGTCCTGGACGTGTGCGACGTGATCCGCTCGCTCGGGGACAAGTGGGCGAACGAGTCCGTGGGCATCCTGTACTGCCCGGACGTGTTCGACGACCTCGACGAGGGACTGCGCCGCGGCGTGCGGCCGAACTCGCTCGGCGCGCTGGCCGAGCTGATGAGTGGCTACTGGAGCGTCGAAGGCCCCAGCGAGAGCACCAGCGAGATGTTCCAGGCCGCCGGGATCTCCACCGGCTCGAGCCGGCGGCTCGGGCCACGGTTCCCGTTCCTGGTGGGTGCCCGGAACGAGCACGTCACCTACAAGACACAGAACGACGTGTACCGGGCGATGGGCCGGTCCATCGCGTCCTGGGTGGCCAGCTCCAGCCTGCAGGACAGGCTCTCGGCCTACACCCAGGCCCAGTGGGCCTCCACGGCCCAGGCCGTCACCGATCACCTGCGGCTGCACCCGGGCGGCACCGAGACGCCGTTCACCGCCCTCGGCTCGGCCCGGGTGGGCCTGGGACGCGACCGGTTCCGGGACTACGCCTCCGAGCACCTGGCGCGCTCCGTCGTCGAGCTCGTGCTCAACCGGCACGAGGTGCTGCGCAGCCGTGAGGACGAGCGTCCCCCGCGGCAGCTGATCCAGGAGCAGGCCACGAACGCGTTCGGCGCGTACCTCGCCGAGACCGGGCTCGACGAACGCGGGGAGGAGCGCAACGACATCATCGAGGCGCTGCAGCGCGGTGACGATGTCAAGGCCGCCGGCAACCAGCTCACCGCCGAGGTCATGGACGTGCTCCGGGTCGCAGCCGGCGGCAAGGGCTTCGCAACCGACGACGTGCGGATCAGGATCCGGCAGGCGGTGGTGGACCGGCGCGGTCAGTTCGCGGCCCAGATGCGCGGCGTGCGCACGCAGCGCTCCCGCGAATGGGTCGACGCCATCCAGGTCCGCGTCGTCGACGTCACCGCGGACGCCGTGGCCAAGCACGGGGGACCGGTGGCCGGGGCGATGCTGAAGCGGCTCGTCGCCGAGCTGGAGGAGGTCGGTCGCGAGCTGCGCAGCGAGGCCGACCACCGGCGCCGCTGGGCTGCGGACCTGGACTCGGAGATCAGCCGGGTTCTCGGCTCGAACCGCAACGTGACCGAGCAGGAGGTCGAGTCGGCGGTGGACCGGGCCGTGCAGACGCTGGAGTGGGAACAGGAGGCCGAGGTCCGCGAGATGGCGGTCGGGCTCGTGGCCGACCTCTCGAAGGGTCTGCTCCAGCCGCTCACCGAGGCGGTCGACCACGGCGTGGAGTCCCTCGGCACGGACGTGGCCAGCGGCTTGGACGGTCGCGGGTCGGTCGTCTCCACCTGGCCCTCCGGGGACGTGATCCCGTCACGGCTCAAGCCGGGGCCGAACGAGTTCCTGCTCGAGGACGTCGAGACGTTCCCGACGACCCTGCGTGCCCTGATCACCCGGACCGTCGGCCTGGAGTTCGAGCGCGAGGCACGTGGCGTGGCCGAGCGGCAGATCCTCACCGGGCGCAAGGAGGGCGCCCGGCAGAGCCTGCTCCGGCTGGCCCAGCGGTGGGTCCCCTCGGACGCCCAGTTCCAGCGCGGTTCGTCCGCGGCGCCGGCCCGGGCGGCCGTGTCCATGGCGGTCTCGACCGACGACGTCCTCGGCCGGGCGACCGGGTGGATCCGGGAACCGGGGACCCCGATCGGCGGCTACATGCAGGAAGGGCTGCGGTCCTACCTCTCCGAGGACGGTGTCTCGCCCAAGGAGCACGCGGACCGGCTGGCGCGGTTCGAGGGGCAGTTCGTCGCCGCCCTGAACGCCGGGTCACCGCTGGTCCGGGTCAACACCGCCGTCCTCACCCGGGTGCACAACCGGGAGATCCAGTACTCGCGGCAGTTCAGTGAGATCCCACTGCCCGAGAAGTCCGCGGCACGGCAACGACTCATCAACGTCCTCGAGGCGCGCAAACAGTTCGGGCCCGCTGTCGAGCAGGCGTTCTCGGACACCGAGGCCGCCTTCATCGACATCTTCACCGTGCTGGCCGAGCCCTACGAGCCGGTGGTCTTCGACAGCCTGATGCGCCCGATCGCCAGCGACTGGGGGAGCAAGAAGGCCACCTTCGCCGACCGCGAGGAGTTCTGGCGCTGGCGTCGGGCGCGCCCGCTCGGCGAGGCGGTGCCGATGCACCCGATCACGCTCGCGGCGATGGTCCGCGGCTACTTCGTCGCGGCCCTGCTCAAGCAGGTGCAGCCGTCCCCCGTGCGGTTGTACGTGCCGGCCGGCTCCGCCGGGGCGGCGGGTTGGCTCGCCTTCGAGGACCCACTGCTGGTCGGGGACGGGCGGGGCGCCGAGGCGCTGCCGCAGATCCTCGAGTCGCTCTCGCTGACGCTCCTGCGCGTGAACGACGAGGAGTCCCTGGCGCCGATGCGCCCGTACTTCCGGCTCCTCGATCTCGGCGAAGGTGCCACGAACGATCTCCCGGCGGACCTGCGGGATTGGATCCAGGAGGGCCGCCGCGGTCAGGACACGGAGGTCGATGCGTCGATACCGGAGGACCGCCGGGCTGCGGCCAAGGCGGACGTGGAGCGGATCGCGAAGGGTTTCAGCCGCCACTTCGACGAGCTCGAGCAGGCGAACGAGCTGCTCGGCTATCCGGGGTCGTTCGATCTGCGGCACCTGATCCGGTCGGCGCTGCGTGACCTGTACCGGGCGATCGACTCCTTCGTGGACGACGAACGCGAGTTCCTCTGA
- the melA gene encoding alpha-galactosidase, which produces MTTSTATPKITIIGAGGFVFPFRLIGDLLSFPALRGARLCLMDIDADRLDRVAGAARDLVAHHGFDVDVAPTTDRREALDGADFVIITFQVGGVEAYRHDVEIPRRYGVDQTVGDTVGPGGVFRFLRSVPAYAAIAADARELCPDAQFINYANPMAMATAYLNAQGLRTVGLCHSVQGTTRMLARTLGVPYEEVSYRCAGINHQAWILEYRRGAEDLYPRLRETMLAKHLPGRAAEGLAVDDGDHSGAAEEASTYEGGNEQVRTTIMDSFGYFQTESSHHASEYLPYFRKSPDLVLSYIPQRWDYYEICAAHDEPGDIDEQLSRLKEDLAPSVEYGASIVNSMVTGVPSVVYGNVPNAGALITNLPADACVEVPCLVDAGGVQPTAQGELPPQLAALNRTNINTQTLAVRAALTGDVEHVHHAVALDPLTSAQCTLTQIRAMTDELLEAHAASLQPELRPAN; this is translated from the coding sequence ATGACGACTTCGACGGCGACCCCCAAGATCACCATCATCGGCGCCGGGGGCTTCGTGTTCCCGTTCCGGCTCATCGGGGACCTGCTCAGCTTCCCGGCCCTGCGCGGCGCCCGGCTGTGCCTCATGGACATCGACGCCGACCGGCTCGACCGGGTCGCCGGGGCTGCCCGCGACCTGGTCGCCCACCACGGTTTCGACGTGGACGTGGCACCCACGACGGACCGGCGGGAGGCGCTGGACGGCGCCGACTTCGTGATCATCACGTTCCAGGTGGGCGGAGTGGAGGCCTACCGGCACGACGTCGAGATCCCGCGCCGGTACGGGGTCGACCAGACCGTGGGGGACACCGTCGGCCCCGGCGGGGTGTTCCGGTTCCTGCGCTCGGTCCCGGCCTACGCCGCGATCGCTGCCGACGCGCGTGAGCTCTGCCCGGACGCGCAGTTCATCAACTACGCGAACCCGATGGCCATGGCGACGGCGTACCTGAACGCGCAGGGTCTGCGCACCGTCGGGCTGTGCCACAGCGTGCAGGGCACCACCCGGATGCTCGCCCGCACCCTCGGCGTCCCGTACGAGGAGGTCTCCTACCGGTGCGCCGGCATCAACCACCAGGCCTGGATCCTGGAGTACCGGCGCGGTGCCGAGGACCTCTACCCGCGGCTGCGCGAGACCATGCTGGCCAAGCACCTGCCCGGCCGGGCCGCCGAGGGGCTGGCCGTCGACGACGGCGACCACTCCGGCGCCGCCGAGGAGGCGAGCACCTACGAGGGTGGCAACGAGCAGGTCCGCACCACGATCATGGACTCCTTCGGCTACTTCCAGACCGAGTCGAGCCACCACGCCTCCGAGTACCTGCCCTACTTCCGGAAGAGCCCGGACCTGGTGCTCTCCTACATCCCGCAGCGCTGGGACTACTACGAGATCTGCGCCGCCCACGACGAGCCCGGCGACATCGACGAACAGCTGTCCAGGCTCAAGGAGGATCTGGCGCCGTCGGTCGAGTACGGCGCGTCCATCGTGAACTCGATGGTCACCGGCGTGCCGAGCGTGGTCTACGGGAATGTGCCCAACGCCGGCGCCCTGATCACGAACCTGCCCGCGGACGCGTGCGTCGAGGTGCCCTGCCTGGTGGATGCGGGCGGCGTCCAGCCGACGGCGCAGGGCGAGCTGCCGCCCCAACTAGCCGCCCTGAACCGTACGAACATCAACACCCAAACTCTCGCCGTGAGGGCCGCGCTAACCGGCGACGTGGAGCACGTGCACCACGCGGTCGCCCTCGACCCACTGACCAGCGCTCAGTGCACGCTGACCCAGATCCGGGCGATGACGGACGAGCTGCTGGAGGCGCACGCGGCGAGCCTTCAGCCGGAGCTGCGGCCAGCGAACTAG
- a CDS encoding HNH endonuclease family protein has translation MPVPASTAALPPPPRRPVSHDPHGAIGSPRRRPGRLRVIATAAAVLVLAAALFLLWRPAPEATSAPAAPTPSAITPAAPATEATTGPGEPAEPTAQAPLPGTALASVELLPVTANDPFEGYDRDAFGYRSVDLDRNGCDVRNDVLRRDLVDVTIRPGTNGCVVETGTLRDPYTGMVMAFQRGSDTSGQVQIDHVVALANAWVTGAQDWDATTFERFGNDPLNLLAVDGPANQGKGADDAAEWLPPNTGFRCEYVAIQVAVKLAYGLSVTAAEQDAMLDVLTTCPAQPLPTAAGTATP, from the coding sequence ATGCCAGTCCCTGCCTCGACCGCGGCGCTGCCGCCGCCCCCGCGCCGCCCGGTCTCCCACGATCCCCACGGTGCCATCGGGAGCCCGCGTCGGCGACCCGGCCGGCTGCGTGTGATCGCCACCGCAGCCGCGGTCCTCGTGCTCGCCGCGGCGCTGTTCCTGCTCTGGCGGCCGGCACCCGAGGCGACGTCCGCGCCGGCCGCACCGACGCCGTCGGCCATCACACCAGCAGCACCGGCGACCGAGGCGACCACCGGCCCGGGCGAACCCGCGGAACCGACAGCGCAGGCACCGTTACCAGGGACCGCGCTCGCCTCCGTCGAGCTGCTCCCGGTCACGGCGAACGACCCGTTCGAGGGCTACGACCGGGACGCGTTCGGGTACCGATCGGTGGACCTGGACCGCAACGGCTGCGACGTCCGCAACGACGTGCTGCGCCGTGACCTGGTGGACGTGACGATCCGTCCGGGGACGAACGGCTGTGTGGTCGAGACCGGCACCCTGCGGGACCCGTACACGGGCATGGTCATGGCGTTCCAGCGGGGTTCGGACACCTCGGGCCAGGTGCAGATCGACCACGTCGTCGCGTTGGCGAACGCGTGGGTCACCGGCGCGCAGGACTGGGACGCGACCACGTTCGAACGCTTCGGGAACGACCCGCTGAACCTGCTCGCGGTCGACGGCCCGGCGAACCAGGGCAAGGGCGCCGACGACGCTGCCGAGTGGCTGCCGCCGAACACGGGGTTCCGGTGCGAGTACGTGGCGATCCAGGTGGCCGTCAAGCTCGCCTACGGGCTGTCCGTCACCGCCGCCGAGCAGGACGCGATGCTCGACGTGCTCACCACCTGCCCGGCGCAGCCGTTGCCGACCGCGGCCGGCACGGCGACGCCGTAG
- a CDS encoding GNAT family N-acetyltransferase, whose translation MDSSLIVRPARVEDVAQLARVIVRSWQETYRGLMSDAVLDDPGLVPARERFWTAALTDERYRENRVALAELDGQVVGVAMSGPPLDLGVAWTRHLYVLYVLALAHGTAAGSALLEAVLDPDESVALWVADPNPRAQAFYRKHGFVADGTIQVEDGVREVRLLRGVPPGR comes from the coding sequence GTGGACTCCTCGCTGATCGTTCGCCCGGCTCGGGTCGAGGACGTCGCGCAGCTGGCGCGGGTCATCGTGCGGTCCTGGCAGGAGACGTATCGGGGACTCATGTCGGACGCGGTGCTTGACGACCCGGGCCTCGTGCCCGCTCGGGAGCGGTTCTGGACTGCCGCGTTGACCGACGAGCGCTACCGCGAGAACCGGGTGGCGCTCGCCGAGCTGGATGGCCAGGTGGTCGGGGTCGCCATGTCGGGTCCGCCGCTGGACCTCGGGGTGGCGTGGACGAGGCACCTGTACGTGCTCTATGTGCTGGCCCTCGCCCACGGCACGGCTGCCGGCTCGGCGCTGCTGGAGGCCGTCCTCGATCCGGACGAGTCGGTGGCGCTGTGGGTCGCCGACCCGAACCCTCGAGCACAGGCGTTCTACCGCAAGCACGGTTTCGTTGCCGACGGGACGATCCAGGTCGAGGACGGGGTCCGGGAGGTCCGCCTGCTCCGCGGCGTGCCGCCCGGTCGCTAG
- a CDS encoding type II toxin-antitoxin system VapC family toxin — protein sequence MPDTYLVDTAVFAYALGLAHERRDACRRIVELAAEGEVELHASVEMVQELLHHRMRRTQREAAVRQARAVADLCVLHPFDAAVLARALDLVSRTSLRGRDAVHAATATVNGIARLLSSNPDFDAVPGLVRVDPGDLG from the coding sequence GTGCCTGACACCTACCTGGTCGACACCGCCGTGTTCGCGTACGCGCTCGGGCTGGCGCATGAGCGACGAGACGCATGCCGTCGGATCGTCGAGCTCGCCGCTGAGGGGGAGGTGGAGTTGCACGCAAGCGTGGAGATGGTCCAGGAGCTACTACATCACCGGATGCGCCGAACCCAGCGTGAGGCAGCGGTTCGGCAAGCCCGGGCTGTTGCCGATCTGTGTGTCCTGCACCCGTTCGACGCCGCCGTCCTCGCACGGGCGCTGGACCTTGTCTCACGTACGTCACTTCGCGGTCGCGACGCGGTGCACGCCGCTACGGCCACTGTGAACGGGATCGCACGTCTGCTGTCGAGCAATCCCGACTTCGACGCTGTTCCCGGCCTGGTGCGAGTGGACCCGGGCGACCTCGGCTGA
- a CDS encoding helix-turn-helix domain-containing protein, which translates to MEDSAVETMQPGIWTHLGPAPVMARPHRHDDVELNLVMSGRLDYLFGGAPVSVSAGQIALFWAATPHHLTPAGTETLGGWVHLPLGTALGWSLPAQDLATLLRPSPVIVDAATVSGDARGLFASWHAELLEADATIALLEVQALVRRLLRAGCAAPEAPDGGAHPGRARAAVDMARFIAEHFREPIAPADVARAAHLNATYAMTLFRRSVGTTIGTYLSRCRVAEAQRLLISTTMTTADVAHASGFSSQSAFYEQFTRICGRAPGGYRQAVRAGAPG; encoded by the coding sequence ATGGAAGACTCCGCAGTCGAGACGATGCAGCCCGGCATCTGGACCCATCTGGGGCCGGCCCCGGTGATGGCACGCCCGCACCGCCACGACGACGTGGAGCTGAACCTCGTCATGTCCGGACGGCTCGACTACCTCTTCGGCGGCGCCCCGGTCAGCGTGAGCGCCGGGCAGATCGCCCTGTTCTGGGCCGCGACGCCGCACCACCTGACCCCGGCGGGCACCGAGACGCTCGGCGGCTGGGTCCATCTGCCGCTGGGTACCGCGCTCGGCTGGTCGCTGCCTGCCCAGGACCTCGCCACCCTGCTGCGCCCGAGTCCGGTGATCGTGGACGCCGCGACGGTCTCCGGCGACGCCCGTGGACTCTTCGCCTCCTGGCACGCGGAACTGCTCGAGGCGGACGCCACCATCGCGCTGCTCGAGGTGCAGGCCCTGGTGCGCCGGCTGCTGCGCGCCGGGTGCGCCGCCCCGGAAGCCCCCGACGGCGGCGCTCACCCCGGGCGGGCGCGTGCCGCCGTCGACATGGCGCGGTTCATCGCCGAGCATTTCCGCGAGCCGATCGCGCCCGCCGACGTCGCGCGCGCCGCGCATCTGAACGCGACGTATGCGATGACGCTGTTCCGGCGGTCGGTGGGCACCACCATCGGCACCTACCTGAGCCGGTGCCGTGTCGCCGAGGCGCAGCGGTTGCTGATCAGCACCACGATGACGACGGCGGACGTCGCCCACGCATCCGGGTTCAGTTCGCAGAGCGCATTCTATGAGCAGTTCACCCGCATCTGCGGGCGAGCGCCGGGCGGCTACCGGCAGGCGGTCCGGGCCGGGGCACCCGGATAG
- a CDS encoding PIG-L deacetylase family protein — protein sequence MHDVRSLGTILGVWAHPDDEGFLSAGLMAAARDAGQRVVVVTATLGEHGTTDPTRWPPDRLGRVRALELAASLAAVGVTEHRHLGHPDGSLARQHQLQAIDQLAGIVEQVQPDTIVTFGPDGLTGHEDHQTVSAWASTARAASAPRARLLFATTTESFVRRWAHVHERLDVFLADGLPLRTPDADVALALNLSGVDADRKLVALRAHASQTAGMLAAIGADTLREWWSVETFLDADRTPLPQRRGADAGAAAGTAWGTWQLVG from the coding sequence ATGCACGACGTACGCTCCCTCGGCACGATCCTCGGGGTCTGGGCACACCCGGACGACGAGGGGTTCCTGTCCGCCGGCCTGATGGCGGCCGCCCGGGATGCCGGTCAGCGGGTCGTGGTGGTCACCGCGACCCTCGGGGAGCACGGGACCACGGACCCCACCCGCTGGCCGCCCGACCGGCTCGGCCGGGTCCGTGCACTCGAGCTGGCCGCCTCGCTTGCCGCGGTCGGAGTGACGGAGCACAGGCACCTGGGTCACCCCGACGGCAGCCTGGCCCGCCAGCACCAGTTGCAGGCGATCGACCAGCTCGCCGGGATCGTCGAGCAGGTGCAGCCGGACACCATCGTGACGTTCGGGCCGGACGGGCTCACCGGACACGAGGACCATCAGACCGTCTCCGCGTGGGCGAGCACGGCGCGCGCGGCGTCGGCGCCGCGGGCCCGGCTCCTGTTCGCGACCACCACGGAATCATTCGTGCGCCGCTGGGCGCACGTGCACGAGCGGCTCGACGTGTTCCTTGCCGACGGGCTGCCGCTGCGCACCCCCGACGCCGACGTCGCGCTGGCCCTGAACCTGAGCGGCGTGGACGCCGACCGCAAGCTCGTCGCGCTGCGGGCGCATGCCTCCCAGACGGCAGGCATGCTCGCCGCGATCGGTGCGGACACGCTGCGCGAATGGTGGTCGGTCGAGACATTCCTTGACGCCGACCGCACACCGCTCCCCCAGCGCCGTGGCGCGGATGCGGGCGCTGCCGCAGGAACGGCCTGGGGCACCTGGCAACTCGTCGGCTGA
- a CDS encoding GNAT family N-acetyltransferase: MELRAYTDDDAAATLGVFQRAIREIASRDYTPEQIAVWAPEDVDAERWASRRAAAGTVVAVVDGAVAAFTDLGEDGYIDMMFVDPGYARRGIATALLEHVVSAAVGRGLTELTVHASLTARPFFERHGFVVEAQRFPVRGGVRLTNFDMRRVLEADPVAGRP, encoded by the coding sequence GTGGAACTACGCGCCTACACCGACGACGACGCCGCGGCCACGCTCGGCGTGTTCCAGCGGGCGATCCGTGAGATCGCCAGTCGCGACTACACCCCGGAGCAGATCGCGGTCTGGGCGCCCGAGGACGTCGACGCCGAGCGATGGGCGTCCCGGCGCGCCGCCGCGGGCACGGTCGTGGCGGTCGTGGACGGCGCCGTGGCCGCGTTCACCGACCTGGGCGAGGACGGCTACATCGACATGATGTTCGTCGATCCCGGCTACGCACGGCGAGGCATCGCGACCGCACTGCTCGAGCACGTGGTGAGCGCCGCCGTCGGGCGTGGACTGACGGAACTGACCGTGCACGCGAGCCTGACCGCGAGACCGTTCTTCGAGCGGCACGGCTTCGTCGTCGAGGCGCAACGGTTTCCGGTTCGCGGTGGCGTGCGACTCACGAACTTCGACATGCGGCGGGTCCTCGAAGCGGACCCGGTCGCCGGGCGCCCCTGA
- a CDS encoding Lrp/AsnC family transcriptional regulator, with the protein MNDPVDLRDVDVRIVAALLAHPRARVGALAEAAGTSAPTVSRRLASLLGPVVRVVGVIDQQRADAGFAVFLRLRCVPGASADVARAVSEWPESGYVSVIGGELDCAAQLHVRSTRHLLEITSERLRGVRGVIGSSTSKIIRRFSTPHGWTGAVLPERSIAALRSGRLDHWSEDRPRENYRMDELDHAVAAELAEHGRRSWREVASPLGIQPATARRRAEAMMTAGLLRLRTVVQPEVLGQPVVAFIWLRVAPSRLESVGRAVAAHPNVLNIAATTGHTNLCGEVALASDDALYRFITEDVGQFPGVAAVDVSDGLDVIKRASHVFEPVQP; encoded by the coding sequence ATGAATGATCCGGTCGACCTCCGGGATGTCGACGTCCGGATCGTCGCGGCGCTGCTCGCGCATCCGCGCGCTCGGGTGGGCGCCCTCGCCGAGGCCGCGGGCACCAGCGCGCCCACCGTCTCCCGACGCCTGGCGTCCCTGCTCGGACCGGTGGTGCGGGTGGTCGGTGTGATCGATCAGCAACGAGCGGACGCCGGGTTCGCGGTGTTCCTGCGGCTGCGGTGCGTACCGGGCGCGAGCGCGGACGTGGCCCGCGCCGTCTCCGAGTGGCCCGAGTCCGGCTACGTCTCCGTGATCGGTGGCGAACTCGACTGCGCGGCGCAGCTGCATGTGCGCTCGACCCGGCATCTGCTCGAGATCACGAGCGAACGGCTCAGGGGCGTCCGCGGGGTGATCGGGAGCTCGACGTCGAAGATCATCCGCCGGTTCTCCACTCCGCACGGCTGGACCGGCGCGGTGCTCCCCGAACGCTCGATCGCGGCCCTTCGCTCGGGACGTCTGGACCACTGGTCGGAGGACCGCCCCCGGGAGAACTACCGGATGGACGAGCTCGACCACGCCGTGGCTGCCGAGCTCGCCGAGCACGGCCGCCGCAGCTGGCGGGAGGTGGCGAGCCCGCTCGGGATCCAGCCGGCGACGGCGCGGCGGCGCGCCGAGGCGATGATGACGGCGGGGCTGCTCCGGCTGCGCACCGTGGTCCAGCCCGAGGTGCTCGGTCAGCCGGTGGTCGCATTCATCTGGCTGCGGGTGGCACCATCGCGGCTGGAGTCGGTGGGGCGTGCGGTGGCCGCGCACCCGAACGTGCTCAACATCGCCGCGACGACCGGTCACACGAACCTGTGCGGGGAGGTGGCGCTCGCCTCCGACGATGCCCTCTACCGCTTCATCACCGAGGACGTCGGTCAGTTCCCCGGCGTGGCAGCGGTGGACGTCTCGGACGGCCTCGACGTCATCAAACGGGCCTCGCACGTGTTCGAGCCGGTCCAGCCGTAG